The nucleotide sequence CGCGCCGCGACGGTGGCCCCGCCGCCTTCCCGGCGCCGGTCCAGCAGCCCCCGCAGGCACAGCTCCCGCCCGCCCCGGAGCCGCCGGAGCCCGCCACCCCGCGCCCGGCGCCGGAGGCCGGCGACCGCCGGGTCGCGGTCAACGGCGCAGGCCGCGGTGGGTCGCTGCCGTCGATGGTCGCCGGCTCCGACGGGCCGCTGACCCCGACGTTCGAGGCCGGCAGCACCGTCACCGGCGGGTCCCGCAACGGCTCCGCCGCGGCACTGCCGACCCGGCGGCCGGGTTCGTCACTGCGCAAGAACGCCCCGGAAGCCGCCGGTGATGCGGTGAACGGGACGGAGATCGCGCCGAACGGGGCCGCCCCGACCGGGCTGCAGGCGTTCGCGCCGTCCCCGGAGGCACCGGCGACCGAGGGGCGCACCCCGGCCGACGTCTTCACCCCCATCGACGACACGGCCACCGGCGGATCGGCCACCGGCACCGGCGACACCCCGGCCGGCGGCGGCCTCCCGCCGCAGGGCCCCGGGCCGGACCGGCCCGGCACGCCGCCGGTCTCCACCGGTGACGACGACGAGCCCGGCCCGGACGAGGACCCCGCCGGGGCCGAGTCCGACGCGACCACCCCCGAGGACCAGGACACGCCGGAGCGCTCCGGCGTGGGCCCCGCGGCCGCCCTCGGACTCGGTGGTGCGTTCGCGGCTGCGGCCGCGGCCCGCTCCGGTGAGCGCGACCTCGACGACACCGTCGTCATGGACGCCGCCACCGGTGACGGCCCGCCGCCCGCCGCGGCCGACGGTGACCGCGACGGCAGCGACAGCCACGACGGCGACGTCCATGACGGCGATCTCCCCGGCAGCGGTCTCAACAGCAGCGATCCCAACGGCAGCGATCCCAACGGCAGCGGCCAGGACGCCGGAGCCCACGACACAGCCCGCGACGGCGAGGAGACTCCCGCAGCGGCTGTCGCCGGTACCGGGGCCGCGGCGGAGACCACACTCGAGGCCGCCGAGACGCGCGGGGACACCGCCGACGCGGACGAGGCGACCGTCGCCGACTCCGACCGGTCCGCGGACAGCCGGGACGACAGCGACACCACAGCCGACACAGCAGGCGCCGCCGCAGACGACACGGCAGACGACACGGCGTACGGCACCGGGGGCGACACCAGGAGCGACGCCGTCGCCGCCGGTACCGCCGACGCGCCCGCCGGGACCGGGCAGCCGACGGCAGCCACGCCCGGCCCGGACGCCGAGGGCGAGGCCGAGGGTCAGAACGCCCCGGCCGCTGCTGCTGGTGCTGCTGGTGCTGCTGCCGTGCCCGGCACGGCGCCGGACATCAGGCCGGGCAGCAGGCCGGATGCAGGGCCCGAGGCCGGTCCCGAGGCGCCCGACGACGCCTCGACCGCGACCACCTCGATCCCCACGGTCCGGCCCTCGGGCCGGGAGCCGATGGGTGGCCCGCCCGGAACCCGCCCGAACGGCGTCCGGCCCGGCCCGTCGCCGCGACCGGTGATGCCCGGTGCGGCACTGCCCACCCGCCGGCCCTCGCCGGGCCCCGGACGGGGCGGCCCCGCGCAGCGCCCGGACGGCCCGCCCACGCACGCCCCGAACGGTGCCCCGCTGCCCAAGCGGCAGGTCACCGCGCGCGGCCCGGTCGACGGCGGGCCCCCCGCCGGACGTCCGGGGCCGACCCAGGACGAGCTGTTCGCGCCGAAGGTGCCGGTCGAGGGCGACCGCGGCCAGCTGCGTCGCCCGGGAGCGTTGGAAGCGGCCCGGTCGCAGAACGGCTTCGACATGAGCCAGACCACGCCGATCTTCGACGACATCGCCTCGGCGTGGTTCCGTTCGAACCGCTCGGTGCCGGTCCGCTGGCAGGACGGCTCGCCCGCCCAGGCCGACGGCCCGGCCGTGCAGCCCGATGCGCCGTCCGGGCAGCCCGGTACGGGAGGCGGTTTCTCCTCCCCCGCCGACGACGCCTGGCGGCAGGCCCGCGAGGTCGCCGGCGAGGAGACCGGGACCGACGATGCGGACGAGACCACCTCGGCCGGCCTGCCCAAGCGGCGACCGCGCGCGCGGTTGCTCCCCGGCAGTGCGGCAGGATCCACCGTGCTCAGCCCCGCTCCGGCAGGCGAGTCGCGCAACGCGGAGAGCGTGCGCGGCCGGCTGGCGAGCTACCAGCAGGGTGTACGCCAGGGCCGGGAGAGCGCTTCCAGCAGGCAGTACGCCTCACGTACCACGACCGACGGCACCCCCGAGCCGTCCGGTGACCGAACGAACCAGTCCGACCCTGAGGAGAACCAGTGAGGGCACCGCAGGCACAGCCCAGCCAGAGCCGTTTCGGCTGGTTGGTCACCAACTTCGCAGAGCGTGTCCCCGGGGTCGCGCACGCGATCGTGGTGTCGGCCGACGGGCTGCTGCTCACCGCGTCGGACCGGCTCCCCCGCGACCGCGCCGACCAGCTGGCAGCCGTCGCATCCGGCCTGATCAGCCTGACCCAGGGTGCGGCCCGCTGCTTCGACGCGGGCGGTGTGGTGCAGACCGTGGTCGAGATGGACCGCGGGATCGTGCTGCTGATGTCCATCAGCGACGGTTCCTGCCTGGCGGTGCTCGCGTCGCCGAGCTGCGACATCGGCCTGGTCGGCTACGAGATGACGCTGCTGGTCGACCGGGTCGGCCAGCTCCTCACCCCGGAGCTCCGCGCGGAGCTGCAGGGCTCCTTCGGACCCTGAGAACACGTCATGACCCCCATCGCAGCAGGATCGGCCAGGGTAGGTGAGATCCGATGACACAGGACCCGGGTGGGCAGGGGCCCGAGCCCACGTTCGCCGACGTCATGAACGGGTTCAGCCTGGACTCCAAGCGCAAGCCCAGGAAGCGGCGATGGGGTTGGGGCCGGGCCGACGACGAGGCGCCGGAGGAGGGCTCCGCGCAGGAGCCACCGCCGTCGCCCGCCGAGATGACCGGGCCGATCGGCGAGCCGATCCGCGGGTCGGCGGCCTACGGGCTGCCGCCCACCCCGGGTGAGCGGGACGCGAGTCGCGGCGACCCGGCCACCTCGTACCCGGGTCCGGGACCCGCGGCGGCGACGCCGCCCCCGCCCGCTGCCGGTGGGGCCTCGTTCGTGCGGCCCTACGCGTGGACCCGTGGCCGCACGAAATCGGGTTACGAGCTGGCCGTCGAGACCCTCGTCTCGGTCAGCAGCCGGGCCCGCAGCCAGCTCGAACGGCTACCGATGGAGCACCGCACCGTCGCCGACCTGCTGGCCGAGCAGACCCGCTCGGTCGCCGAGGTCGCGGCGCTGCTCTCGCTTCCGCTGGGCGTGGCCCGGGTGCTGCTCGGGGACATGGCCTCGAGCGGCACGGTGACCGTTCACCAGACCGCGAGCACCCCCGGCAACGTGCCGGACCTCGCGCTGATGGAAAGGGTGTTGAGTGGACTCCGTCGGCTCTAGGCCACAGCCGCCACAGCCGCCCAGGCCCGTCGCGCGTGCCGCGACGATGTCGGCCAAGATCGTCGTGGCAGGTGGGTTCGGCGTCGGCAAGACCACGTTCGTCGGATCGGTCTCGGAGATCATGCCGCTGACCACCGAGGCGGTGATGACCGAGGCGAGTGCGTCGCACGACGACCTCTCGGCCACCCCCAACAAGCGGTCGACGACCGTCGCGATGGACTTCGGCCGTGTCTCGCTGGACTCCGACCTGGTGCTCTACCTGTTCGGCACGCCCGGCCAGCAGCGCTTCTGGTTCATGTGGGACGACCTGGTCCGCGGCGCGATCGGCGCCGTCGTGCTGGTGGACACCCGGCGGCTCGCCGACTCGTTCGCCGCGATCGACTTCTTCGAGGACCGCAACCTGCCCTACGTGATCGGGGTGAACATCTTCGACGGGCACCTGCAGCACGAGCTGGAGGACGTCCGGGAGGCGATGTCGATCGATCCGGCGGTCCCGATGGTGGTGTGCGACGCCCGGCACCGGCAGTCGACCAAGGAGACCCTGATCGCGCTGGTCCAGCACGCCATGCACCAGCGGATGACCGCCGGCGCCCGCTGACTAACGCTCCACCGGCGCGATCGACGTGATCCGGTGCAGCTGGATCCGGCGCAGCTCACCGTCGAGCGCGTCGCGGCCCTCGACCACGCCCCCGCCCACCGAGGTGGGGGCGAGTACCCGATCGCCCGCGACGCCGTGGCTGTCGACGAACCCGATCCAGACGGTCCGGCCCTCACGCACCGCCGCCTGCAACGACGCCAGGTTCCCGGTGGATCCGGTGGCCTCCCGGCGGCCCACGACGCTGTCCCGCACCCCGGCGAGCGCGTCCCCCGCCCGCAGCCGCTCCACCAGCTCGTCGGTCCGGTCGGCGGTGCCGTCGCTCCCGACGGCCCCGGTACGCGGGGCCGCTCCGCGCCGCCGCGACTCCGCCCGCCTGCCCCGGACGGCCAGATCGAGCACCGCGCCGCCGGCGTCCTCCGCGGCCGGGCTGAACCCGGCCGCCCGCAGCCCGTCCAGCACCTCGGCCAGCGGCAGCGAGCTGACCAGCACGGTCGGCGCGATCCGGCGCAGTCCCAGCTCCGCGGTGCCCTCCTTGGCCAGCACCTCGGAGAGCAGCACCTCGTCGTCGGAACGCAGGAAGCAGGCCACGGCGGCACCGCGCAGCCGGCCGTGCCGCCGGGCGACGTCGTCGACCAGGTAGGTGAGGGTCTGCGGGACCGGCGTCCGGGACCGCCGCTCGAGGACGTCCTTCACGTCCTCAGCGGTCCGGCCGGTGTCGAGCGCGCGACGCAGGCTCCGCTCGGTGAACCGGTACACGGTGGCCCCGCCCGCCGACTCGACCTCGGCCAGCGACGACAGCTCGTGCGCCAGGTCGGCGGACAGCCGGCCGGGCGCGACCGCGGTCAGGTCGGCCTGCAGCAGGATCTCCTCGATCGGGGCGGGCAGTGCCGTGTGCAGCGCGGCCGCCACCGCGGTCGGGTTGCGGGCCTCCCGGGTCGCCGGATCGAGCAGCACCCGTCCGGCGGTGGTCAGCGCGTCGAGCGCCACGACGCCGATGGTGGTCGCCTCGGCGACCGTCCAGCCGACCAGCTCGTCGCGCAGCCGGCCACCGCGCCGCGGCGCCGCCCAGGCCAGGATCCGGGCCAGGTCCGGTGCAGAACCCACCGAGGTGCCCGCGGGCAGGTCGGCGAGCGACTGCAGGATCCGGCGCCGGTCGCGCGGCGCCGGCGGCCTGCGTGGCCCGTCGGAGAGCGCGGTGATCGGCTTGTCGGCGTCGTCCCGGCGGCCGACCAGGCCGGGCAGCCGGGGCAGCTCCAGCCAGGTCCGGGCCAGCACCGCCCAGCGCGACTCCTCCGGTGCGCTGCCCCAGATGTCCGAGGTGGGGGTCGGGAGCCACTCCGGTGTGCTCGACTCGCTCTCCCCGATCAGGTCGGCGCCGTGCAGGATCTCCAGGATCAGCGCGGCCGTCGCCTCGTCGGTGCCGGCCTCCTTCGCCGCCCGGCGCAGGTCGCGCACCCCGAACCCACCGGACCGCAGCACGCCCGGCCCGTCGGCCGCCAGGAACTCCAGCACCAGATCGACCCGGCGCAGGAACTCCAGCGCCGCACCGGCACCGGTGCCGTCCACCACGGACGGATCCCGCTCGCGCAGCGGGACGTCCGGCCGGGACAGATCGAGCGGGCCCATCGGCCGGTCGCCACGCAGCGCGAGCGCGACCTGCCGCGGCAGCTCCACGGTGTCGGCGTCGCGGCGCAGCAGCAGCCCGCGCGCGACCAGCGCGCCGACCGCGCCGGACCCGTCGCCGGCACTGCGCGAGCGGCCGATCGGCGGCCCCTTGGCCAGCACCTCGATCACCTTGCGTTCCTCGGGTGTGGTGTCGGCCAGCAGCGCGTCCAGTTCGGAGGTGGCCGCCGGGCCCGCCACCTCCCGGCCGAGCCCGGCCGGGAACGGCCCGATCACCTCGGCGGCGGCCGGGACCGCGGAGAGCGCGTCGTCCGGGCCCCACACCAGAGCCCGGTCCCGCAGCGGGGCGACTCCCTCGGTGAAGGTCGGCCCGTCGACGTCCGGGCCCAGCCAGCCGCGCGGACCGGCCGTCGCCGACGTCCCGTCGACCGGGGAGCGGGTCGCACCGGCCAGCACGAGCGCCTCCAGCACGGTCAGCGCGACCGTGCCGAGCTCCTCACAGGCACGCTGCACCGACGCCCGGATGGAGGCCCGGGTCGCCAGCACCGTGAGATCACCGGGCGGGGGGACGGCGAGGTCCGGGCGCGCACGGAGCAACGCGGCGAGGAACCCGTCGTCCTGCCCGCGCAGCCACTCGACCAGGGACGTCTGCACCACCGCCAGGGTAGTCGGGTGGCGCGCGCCGCACCGGGGCGGACAGGGGCACCGGACGTCGGCGATACTGGACGGTGACACCGCACGATGCTGGAGGAACCGATGGCGTCCAAGCCCGCCGACCCCAACCGGATCGACCCGAACTGGCCGCACCTGCCGGACGGCGGGCATGCGGTCACCGAGCTCATGGGCACCGTGCAGGGCAACATGTCGCCGTTCGGCGACGTCGAGTTCCCTGTGGACACCGTGCCCTACGAGCACCCGGTCACCGAGATCAACCGCTGACCGTGGTCGCGGGCCTGCTCCTCGCCGGCGGCGCCGGGCGTCGCATGGGGACTCCGAAGGCGCTGGTCCGGCTGCACGGGGAACCACTCGCCGTCCGCGCGGTCAAAGCACTGCAGGCGGGCGGCTGCGGACCGGTGACGGTCGTGCTGGGCGCCCGGGCCGACGACGTCACCGACGTGCTGCGCGCGGCCGGCCTCGGCACCGCGGGCAGCGACGTCGGGGGGGTCGTCGCCGAGGACTGGGACGAGGGGATGGGCGCGTCGCTGCGGCGCGGCCTGGGGTCGCTGACCCACCTGCCCGGGACCGGCGCCGCGCTGGTGCACCTCGTCGATCTGCCCGGGGTGGGCCCGGAGGCGATCCGCCGGGTCGCCGACGGTGCGGGGCACTCGTCGTTGCGCCGGGCCGCCTACGACGGCGTGCCGGGCCATCCGGTGCTGCTCGGCCGGGACCACTGGTCCGGCGTGGCCGGATCGTCCACCGGGGACGCGGGCGCCCGCAGCTATCTGGCGGGGCACCCGGCGCTGGAACTGGTCGAGTGCGGCGACGTCGCCGTCCCCGACGACGTCGACACCCCGGCCCAGCTGCGGCGCCTGGCCGGGGCGTGACGCCTCGTCGGGTCAGACGTTGACGACCTGGCCCGGGTGGATCATCTGGCCGGCACCCAGGTGCGGGTTCTTGGCCAGCAGGTTCTTCCAGTGCCCGACGCCGTGTGCGGCGGCGATCTTGCCGAGCGTGTCGCCCGACCGGACGGTGTAGGTGCTGCCCGACGCGGGGGCAGGGGCCGGGGCGCTGAGCTTCACGCGCTCGGGGGCCTGACTGCCCGCGTCACGCTCGACGGTGCGCGGGGTGGCGGACCCCGAGGCACCGGTCTTCTTCGAGCACGAGGGCCAGGCGTTCCAGCCCTGCCCGGCCAGCACCTTCTCGGCGACGGCGATCTGCTCGGCGCGGGTGGCCTGGTGCGCGGACGCGGCGTACTCGCCACCGCCGAACGCCTTCCAGGTGCTCGGGCTGAACTGCAGCCCGCCGTAGTAGCCGTTGCCCGTGTTGATGGACCAGTTACCACCGCTCTCGCACTGGGCGAGCTTGTCCCAGGTGGCGTCGCTCGCCGCGTTCGCGGCCGGGACGATCGCCATCATGGGGGCGCCGAGCACGGCGCCTGCGACGGCCGTCCGGGCGATCGTCCGCCCGGTCGTGCTGGGTTTGCGGTGCTTGCCGCGGTATCGAGCCATGGCACGGATCTCCCCCGTGGCGCCGTCCGACCAGCGCCCGGGGAGTTGGGCGCCGGATCCGTGGCCGGGGAGTGGCCGCCGGATCCGCCTGACTGTCGGCCCTGTCCCACGTCGAACCTCGGGGACCGGTGGCCGCCGGACAGGGAGCACTACGGCACCGGGGCCCGTCCGCATAGGGGAGTCGGTCGGGCCGGGATCGAAGGTAGGTGACGTCAGGTCGACGCGAAAGCCGGCGAACACCCGGCGTGTCTCCGGACGTACCGGACACATCAAGATCGATTGAATGGTTTCCGCTGGTCGCAATGCCCGATCACGATTGAGAAACGCCTACGGAAACAGTGTGTTGTAAACAACAAACGTGATGCACATCACTTTTTATCATGCCGCGGGCGGGACGGGCCGACCACGCCGCGTGTCCGGCGCCACCGTAGGGTCGGCCGGGTGAGTAGCGAGCTCAGCCACGTCGACGAGGCCGGGGCGGCCCGCATGGTGGACGTCTCGGAGAAGCAGCCCGGGCGCCGTGCCGCGGTCGCCACCGGGGTACTGCGGACCACCGCCGAGGTCGTCCGCCTGCTGGAGTCCGACGGCCTGCCCAAGGGCGACGCGCTGGCCACCGCCCGGATCGCCGGGATCATGGGCGCCAAGCGCACCCCGGACCTGGTGCCGCTCTGCCATCCGATCGCGATCAGCGGGGTCACCCTGGACCTGGTCAGCGGAACCGACGGCGCGGCCGGACAGGTCGAGATCCGGGCCGAGGTGCGGACGACCGACCGCACGGGCGTCGAGATGGAAGCCCTCACCGCGGTCGCCGTCGCCGGCCTCACCCTGCACGACATGATCAAGGCGGTGGACCCGGCGGCCGTGCTGGACGCGGTGCGGGTCGAACGCAAGGACGGCGGGAAGACCGGGCACTGGACCCGGCCGGAGGACCGGTCGTGAGCGGCCGGAGCGCGCGGGTCGTCACCGCGTCGAACCGGGCCGCCGCCGGCGTCTACGCCGACCGAGCCGGGCCGGTGATCACCGCCTGGCTGCGCGAGCGCGGATACGAGACACCCGATCCCGCGGTGGTCCCGGACGGCGAGCCGGTCGGTGGGGCGCTGCGCGCCGCGATCGGCGACGGCGTCGACGTCGTGATCACCACCGGGGGCACCGGCATCTCGCCCACCGACGCCACCCCCGAGGCCACCCGGGCCGTCATCGACCACGAGGTGCCGGGGCTGGCCGACGCGATCCGGCGGGCCGGTGAGGCGGTCGTCCCGACCGCCGTGCTGTCCCGTGGCCTGGCCGGTGTGGCCGGCCGGACCCTGATCGTGAACCTGCCCGGCTCCCCGGGCGGGGTCAAGGACGGTCTCGGGGTGCTCGAGCACGTCCTCGAGCACGCCGTCGACCAGCTGCGCGGAGGTGACCACTGATGGGTGCACAGGTGTTGCGCGCCGCGGTCGGCGAGGAGCCGCTCGACGTCGACGAGCACGCGCGGCTCGTCGAGCACGCGGCGGCCGGCGCGGTCGTGACGTTCGCCGGGGTGGTCCGCGACCACGACGGCGGGAGATCGGTGCACGGGCTGGAGTACAGCGCCCATCCCACCGCGGCCCGGATCGTCGCCGAGGTGGCCGAGCAGGTCGCCGCGAACACCCCGGGCGTGCGCGCACTGGCGGTCAGCCACCGGATCGGCCCGCTGGCGATCGGCGAGGTCGCGCTGGCCTGCGCGGTCGCGGCCGAGCACCGCGGCCAGGCGTTCACCGCCTGCGCCGAGCTCGTGGACGAGGTGAAGCGGCTGCTGCCGGTGTGGAAGCACCAGCGCTTCACCGACGGCACCGACGAGTGGGTCAACTCGACCTGAGCGACGGAACGGCCCGGGCCCCTCCGCGCAGGGAGGAGGGCCCGGGCCGTCGTCCGCCGGGGCCGGCGCTGGGGACACCGCTACCCCGTACCGCGGCCCCGGATGGCGGTCCGGGGCGGCGGGAGCACCGATCAGCCCAGCTTGAGGGTCTGCCCCACACTGATCACGTTCACGTTCGAGATGCCGTTCAGCGAGGCGAGCCGCGAGACGGAGGTGCCGTTCGCCGCGGCGATCCGGCCCAGCGTGTCGCCGGACTTGACGGTGTAGCCGCCGCCGGACGCCGCCGGAGCGGCGGGCGCGGCCGGGGCCGACGCCTTCACACGCTTGCCCGGGTCGGCCGAGTGGCCGCGGATGCCCAGCTTCGAGGAGCAGGCGGGCCAGGCTCCCCAGCCCTGCGAGGCGAGCACCCGCTCGGCGACCGCGATCTGCTCGGACCGGCTGGCGTTGTGCGCCGAACCGGTGCCGCCGAAGGCGCGCCAGGTGCTCGGCGCGAACTGCAGCCCGCCGGAGTACCCGTTACCCGTGTTGATCGACCAGTTGCCACCGCTCTCGCACTGCGCGAGCTGGTCCCAGACGCTGTCCGGGGCGGCGTTGGCGGTCCCGGCGATCGCAGCCGTGGCGCCGACCGTGACAAGTCCCGCCACGGCCACGCGCAGGAGACTTCGGCCCTTGGGTCCCTGAGACATTGCTGTGCTCCCACCGCGCCGGCCCGATCAGGTCGCACGTCCGCGCAAGTGGTCCCCGGGCACAGATGTGCCCACCGTTCGTCGCGGGGGAGCGTCGATCGGGACCGGGGAGCGACGTCGATGACGCCCGCGGAAGTACTTGCTGTCGTCCCCGTCCCGTTCCTGGTCCTCGACGGACCGGGCTGCCGCAGGACGGGGATGTTCGGCGCGGCGGGCCCGGATGTTGGCTCGTTCAGCTGGCCGTTCCGGTCGGACCGGCCGCCGAGAAAGGTGAATGCACAGAAAGAATTCGTCAAACAGCGAGAGGGTGAGCGAAATCATGGTTACATGCTTGTGATTATCAGATCCGCCCTAAAGGTGCTGGTCAACGACGTCACATCACGTACGTATCACGCGAGTATGAACTGTTCCTGATCGGAAGCATCTCGAACCTTCCGGGCCGCTCGTTCGTCTGTACGGGGATGGGGTGGAGTCGTCCGCCCCCACCGGTGGCGGGGGCCCGCGGCCGCCTGCTGTGGCCCAACCCAGTCCCCGTCCGGCATGCTGGTTCGGTGAACGACTCCGCACCCGCCGGTGCCGGCCCGACCGGACCGGCCGAGCTCGCCGCCGCACTGCGCGCGACCGGCTACCTGGCCGACGACGGGCTCGCGACGGCGACCTATCTGGCCATGCAGATGAACCGGCCGCTGTTCTGCGAGGGCGAGCCGGGCACCGGGAAGACCGCTCTCGCGCAGGCACTGGCGCAGACCCTCGACGCCCCGCTGATCCGGCTGCAGTGCCATGACGGCATCGACGCCGCGCAGGCCCTCTACGACTGGGACTTCCCCCGCCAGCTGCTGCACCTGCGCACCCTCGAGGCCACCACCGGCACCGGCGGCGCACTCGACGCCGACGCCGTCGAACACAGCCTCTACGACGAGCGCTTCCTGCTCGCCCGCCCCATCCTGCGGGCCCTGCGCACCAGCCCCTCGGTCCTGCTCATCGACGAGATCGACCGCGCCGACGACGAGTTCGAGGCCTTCCTGCTGGAGGTGCTCACCGAGCACGCCGTCACCATCCCCGAGCTCGGTGAGATCCGCGCGCAGACACCACCGATCGTCGTCCTCACCTCGAACCGGACCCGTGAGGTGCACGACGCGCTCAAGCGCCGCTGCCTCTACCTCTGGCTGGAGCACCCCTCGATCGAGCGCGAGATCGAGATCCTGCACAGCAGGCTGCCGGAGGTGCCCGAGCGGCTCGCCGCCGCCGTCGCGCGTGCGGTGCAGAAGCTGCGCAACTCCGACCTGATCAAGCCGCCGGGCGTCGCGGAGACCCTCGACTGGGCGCGCGCCCTGCAGCTCATCGGGGCCCGGCACCTCGACCCGGAGTCCGCCGCGCGCACCCTCGGCGCCGTGCTCAAGTACCGGGAGGACGCCGACCGCGTGCACAAACAGCTCGACACGCTGCTGGCGTCCTGACCGTGCCGGCGGTCGAACAGCTCGACGCCGACACCCTGCTCACCGGGCTGGTCGGCTTCACCGAGGTGCTGCGCACCGCGGGGGTCCCGGTGACCGGGGACCGGGTCGCGGCGTTCGTGGAGGCACTCGACACCCTGGACGTGACCGACCGGGAGCAGGCCTACTGGGCCGGTCGGCTGACGCTGTGCGCCGACCCGGACGACGTCCTGCGTTACGACCTGGCGTTCCCGGCCTGGTTCGAACCGTCCCAGGGGCGCCGCGCGACCAACCGCGACGAGCGCCCACCGGCCCCGCCGAAGCTGGCAGCGCTCGTCCCCGGCCGGGAGGGTTCCGGCGACGACGACACCGACGACGGCCCGCAGATCAAGGCCGCCGCCACCGGCACCGAGGTACTGCGCAACCGCGACCTGGCCGAACTCTCCCCGGCCGAGCGCGAGCACCTGCGCCGGCTGATGACGCTGCTCCGGCCGGAGCCGCCGACCCGGGCGTCCCGCCGCAAACACCGCGCGCTCCGGGGCGTGCCGGACCCGCAGCAGACCCTGCGCACCGCGCTGCGCAACCAGGGCGAGCTGTCCTCGATCCGGCGCCGGAACGCGTCGCGGCGGCCGCGCAAGGTCGTCCTGCTGATCGACGTCTCGGGATCGATGGAGCCCTACGCGGATGCGCTGATGCGCTTCGCCCACGTGTTCGTGCGCCGCGCACCGCGCTCGGTGGAGGCGTTCACACTCGGCACCCGGCTCACCCGGATCACCCGCGAGCTGCGCCAGCGCGATCCCGAGCGCGCCCTCGGGGCCGCCGGGAAGGCGATCCCCGACTGGTCGGGCGGGACCCGTCTGGGTGAGGTGCTCAAGGCGTTCGTGGACCGCTGGGGACGCCGCGGGGCGGCCCGGCGCGCGGTCGTCGTGGTCTTCTCCGACGGCTGGGAGCGGGGCGGGACCGAGCTGCTCGGCGAGCAGATCGAGCAGCTGTCCCGGCTGGCCCATCGGCTGGTCTGGGTGAACCCGCACGCGGGCAAGGACGGCTACTCGCCGGTCCAGGGCGG is from Pseudonocardia autotrophica and encodes:
- a CDS encoding MogA/MoaB family molybdenum cofactor biosynthesis protein; this encodes MSGRSARVVTASNRAAAGVYADRAGPVITAWLRERGYETPDPAVVPDGEPVGGALRAAIGDGVDVVITTGGTGISPTDATPEATRAVIDHEVPGLADAIRRAGEAVVPTAVLSRGLAGVAGRTLIVNLPGSPGGVKDGLGVLEHVLEHAVDQLRGGDH
- a CDS encoding LysM peptidoglycan-binding domain-containing protein, with amino-acid sequence MARYRGKHRKPSTTGRTIARTAVAGAVLGAPMMAIVPAANAASDATWDKLAQCESGGNWSINTGNGYYGGLQFSPSTWKAFGGGEYAASAHQATRAEQIAVAEKVLAGQGWNAWPSCSKKTGASGSATPRTVERDAGSQAPERVKLSAPAPAPASGSTYTVRSGDTLGKIAAAHGVGHWKNLLAKNPHLGAGQMIHPGQVVNV
- a CDS encoding AAA family ATPase, which encodes MNDSAPAGAGPTGPAELAAALRATGYLADDGLATATYLAMQMNRPLFCEGEPGTGKTALAQALAQTLDAPLIRLQCHDGIDAAQALYDWDFPRQLLHLRTLEATTGTGGALDADAVEHSLYDERFLLARPILRALRTSPSVLLIDEIDRADDEFEAFLLEVLTEHAVTIPELGEIRAQTPPIVVLTSNRTREVHDALKRRCLYLWLEHPSIEREIEILHSRLPEVPERLAAAVARAVQKLRNSDLIKPPGVAETLDWARALQLIGARHLDPESAARTLGAVLKYREDADRVHKQLDTLLAS
- a CDS encoding LysM peptidoglycan-binding domain-containing protein codes for the protein MSQGPKGRSLLRVAVAGLVTVGATAAIAGTANAAPDSVWDQLAQCESGGNWSINTGNGYSGGLQFAPSTWRAFGGTGSAHNASRSEQIAVAERVLASQGWGAWPACSSKLGIRGHSADPGKRVKASAPAAPAAPAASGGGYTVKSGDTLGRIAAANGTSVSRLASLNGISNVNVISVGQTLKLG
- the moaC gene encoding cyclic pyranopterin monophosphate synthase MoaC, whose protein sequence is MSSELSHVDEAGAARMVDVSEKQPGRRAAVATGVLRTTAEVVRLLESDGLPKGDALATARIAGIMGAKRTPDLVPLCHPIAISGVTLDLVSGTDGAAGQVEIRAEVRTTDRTGVEMEALTAVAVAGLTLHDMIKAVDPAAVLDAVRVERKDGGKTGHWTRPEDRS
- a CDS encoding vWA domain-containing protein; this translates as MPAVEQLDADTLLTGLVGFTEVLRTAGVPVTGDRVAAFVEALDTLDVTDREQAYWAGRLTLCADPDDVLRYDLAFPAWFEPSQGRRATNRDERPPAPPKLAALVPGREGSGDDDTDDGPQIKAAATGTEVLRNRDLAELSPAEREHLRRLMTLLRPEPPTRASRRKHRALRGVPDPQQTLRTALRNQGELSSIRRRNASRRPRKVVLLIDVSGSMEPYADALMRFAHVFVRRAPRSVEAFTLGTRLTRITRELRQRDPERALGAAGKAIPDWSGGTRLGEVLKAFVDRWGRRGAARRAVVVVFSDGWERGGTELLGEQIEQLSRLAHRLVWVNPHAGKDGYSPVQGGIVAALPHLDDLLAGHSLDTLEKLLKVVRDA
- a CDS encoding molybdenum cofactor biosynthesis protein MoaE, with amino-acid sequence MGAQVLRAAVGEEPLDVDEHARLVEHAAAGAVVTFAGVVRDHDGGRSVHGLEYSAHPTAARIVAEVAEQVAANTPGVRALAVSHRIGPLAIGEVALACAVAAEHRGQAFTACAELVDEVKRLLPVWKHQRFTDGTDEWVNST
- a CDS encoding nucleotidyltransferase family protein; its protein translation is MVAGLLLAGGAGRRMGTPKALVRLHGEPLAVRAVKALQAGGCGPVTVVLGARADDVTDVLRAAGLGTAGSDVGGVVAEDWDEGMGASLRRGLGSLTHLPGTGAALVHLVDLPGVGPEAIRRVADGAGHSSLRRAAYDGVPGHPVLLGRDHWSGVAGSSTGDAGARSYLAGHPALELVECGDVAVPDDVDTPAQLRRLAGA